In Nitrosarchaeum koreense MY1, one genomic interval encodes:
- a CDS encoding ammonia monooxygenase has translation MVWLRRCTHYLFIVVVAVNSTLLTINAGDYIFYTDWAWTSFTVFSISQTLMLCVGATYYLTFTGVPGTATYYALIMTVYTWIAKGAWFALGYPYDFIVTPVWLPSAMLLDLAYWATKKNKHSLILFGGVLVGMSLPLFNMVNLITVADPLETAFKYPRPTLPPYMTPIEPQVGKFYNSPVALGAGAGAVLSVTFTALGCKLNTWTYRWMAAWSKWD, from the coding sequence ATGGTCTGGCTAAGACGATGTACTCACTACTTGTTCATAGTAGTAGTTGCAGTTAACTCTACACTGTTAACAATTAATGCAGGAGACTACATTTTCTATACTGACTGGGCTTGGACATCGTTTACGGTATTTTCAATATCGCAAACTTTGATGCTTTGCGTAGGTGCAACATATTACCTAACGTTTACAGGCGTTCCAGGAACAGCGACGTATTACGCCCTAATTATGACAGTATACACATGGATAGCAAAAGGTGCATGGTTTGCTCTAGGTTATCCATATGACTTCATTGTAACACCAGTTTGGTTGCCATCAGCAATGTTGCTTGATTTGGCATATTGGGCTACAAAGAAGAACAAACATTCATTGATACTGTTTGGCGGTGTACTTGTAGGAATGTCTTTACCATTATTCAACATGGTAAACCTGATAACAGTAGCAGACCCACTAGAAACGGCATTCAAATATCCAAGACCAACATTGCCACCATACATGACACCAATAGAGCCTCAAGTAGGTAAATTCTATAACAGTCCAGTAGCACTGGGTGCAGGTGCTGGTGCAGTATTGTCAGTTACGTTTACAGCATTAGGTTGTAAGCTAAACACTTGGACATACAGATGGATGGCCGCTTGGTCAAAGTGGGACTAA
- a CDS encoding methane monooxygenase/ammonia monooxygenase subunit C — MAQMPALIPKEVEIQRLKKIWLIVIAMGSTAASVEVDNFVDGSLHQTSIRDSAFTPAHWWLYSHFITLPLGWAAAAIYDRKVPVLRGPNNSINTGLKMTILGYLATMFTIGVNEMWHFWFVEEIFAVPNHWMFNMGVVVAFMGALAYVVRVYARLVELGAETPGENPYVAEMYKMALEGKLYSRAIP; from the coding sequence ATGGCACAGATGCCCGCATTAATCCCAAAAGAAGTTGAGATTCAGAGACTAAAGAAAATCTGGCTCATCGTCATTGCTATGGGATCCACTGCAGCATCAGTCGAAGTAGACAACTTCGTTGATGGTTCTTTACATCAAACCTCTATCAGAGATAGTGCATTTACACCAGCACACTGGTGGTTATACTCCCACTTCATCACATTACCACTTGGATGGGCAGCAGCAGCAATCTATGATAGAAAAGTACCAGTACTCAGAGGTCCAAATAACTCAATTAACACTGGATTGAAGATGACCATTCTTGGTTACCTTGCAACCATGTTTACAATTGGAGTCAATGAGATGTGGCACTTCTGGTTTGTAGAAGAAATCTTTGCAGTACCAAATCACTGGATGTTTAACATGGGTGTCGTAGTAGCATTCATGGGTGCACTAGCATACGTAGTTAGAGTATATGCTCGACTCGTAGAATTAGGTGCAGAAACTCCAGGTGAGAATCCGTACGTTGCAGAGATGTACAAGATGGCTTTAGAAGGCAAATTGTACAGCAGAGCAATTCCATAG
- a CDS encoding methane monooxygenase/ammonia monooxygenase subunit B — translation MVEKKIFVLGLAAVLALGTLGFNWVESIIPTADAHGVQAQLQSRFIRIEDETFNRQSLQTGETLTVQGTLVSLVERDLRGWISIFSESTNAGNRWEMLARDPPGNVFDIPGNAVVEYSLSAKALEAGVYHVHTQLNVAKVGPGLGPGQTVVVEGEPIIKPIPYTNIAYQSIIIGVGYVITFATRPWQVI, via the coding sequence ATGGTCGAAAAAAAGATTTTCGTATTAGGACTCGCTGCTGTACTTGCATTAGGTACACTTGGTTTCAACTGGGTTGAATCCATAATTCCAACTGCAGATGCACACGGTGTCCAAGCACAACTTCAGAGTCGTTTCATCAGAATCGAAGATGAAACCTTCAATAGACAATCACTACAAACTGGAGAAACTTTGACTGTTCAAGGTACTTTAGTTAGTCTTGTAGAAAGAGACCTTAGAGGATGGATTTCCATTTTCTCAGAATCTACTAACGCAGGTAACAGATGGGAGATGTTAGCAAGAGACCCACCAGGAAACGTCTTTGACATTCCAGGTAACGCTGTTGTTGAATATTCATTATCTGCAAAAGCACTTGAAGCTGGTGTATATCACGTACACACACAACTTAACGTAGCCAAAGTAGGTCCAGGTCTAGGTCCAGGTCAAACAGTAGTTGTTGAAGGAGAACCAATCATCAAACCAATTCCATATACCAACATCGCATATCAATCAATTATTATTGGTGTTGGCTATGTAATCACGTTTGCAACACGACCCTGGCAAGTTATCTAA
- a CDS encoding 30S ribosomal protein S15 — translation MGRLHTHRHGKSHTIRPATLRAPSWNTLSPKEIEELVVRYSKDGLSPSQIGLKLRDQHSIPLIKSITKKSLGKILEENNLQAEMPEDLDNIVKKAVGLQKHLKANKGDNRNVRSLELIEAKVHRLSVYYKRINRIPENWKYKSVVAQLE, via the coding sequence ATGGGACGATTACACACACATAGACACGGGAAATCACACACGATTAGACCAGCTACACTACGTGCACCTTCATGGAACACACTTAGTCCTAAAGAAATAGAAGAATTAGTTGTAAGATATTCAAAAGACGGATTATCTCCAAGTCAGATCGGATTAAAACTCAGAGATCAACATTCAATTCCACTCATCAAATCGATTACAAAGAAAAGTCTTGGAAAAATACTAGAGGAAAATAATCTCCAAGCAGAAATGCCAGAAGATCTAGACAATATTGTAAAAAAAGCAGTAGGTCTTCAAAAACATCTCAAGGCAAACAAGGGAGATAATAGAAACGTCAGATCACTTGAATTGATTGAGGCAAAAGTGCACAGATTATCAGTGTACTATAAAAGAATAAATCGTATTCCTGAAAACTGGAAATATAAATCAGTAGTTGCTCAATTAGAGTAA
- a CDS encoding DHHA1 domain-containing protein, translated as MTKTLDESLSFFKDTISDCIKSRKSISVTTHIDCDGLTSGSIITKALMRAGAKCTVRTSKEFSKKVIDSLKKDSRDFHIITDLAGGFANNLDESLGENWIVLDHHQISEKEQENQRVINAWKYGIDGGIEICAGGMAYLAAMALDDKNIDLSAIAVVSALGDRQDQGERKSFVGKNFEIANTAKEEGLVNIDLDLLLVGRETRPISDSLAFTSQPFIEGLTWNRDSCLSLLNSSGIQLKEGGRWRVPAELNDDEKRIVIETITKFTSGKNATEIMSELIGYTYTFPREDKRSFLRDGREFSTMLNSCGRISRSGVGIAVCMGDRNKILREAETILTDYRKMIREYMNILTNERWRISESKTCVMVNGEGIVPEMMTGTISSLIAGSPKNAGKIIILRTGGEENTIKFSSRKSFGCKSEINLSELMRTGAEKFDGVGGGHNAAAGAKITKDKLDGFLDYLEVNVVNMPSTGNSQ; from the coding sequence ATGACAAAAACTCTTGATGAGTCGCTTTCGTTTTTCAAAGATACTATTTCAGATTGTATAAAATCAAGAAAATCGATTTCAGTTACAACTCATATTGATTGTGATGGATTAACATCTGGGAGTATCATCACAAAAGCGCTCATGAGAGCTGGGGCAAAATGCACAGTTAGAACTTCAAAAGAATTTAGTAAGAAAGTTATTGATTCCCTAAAAAAAGATTCTAGAGATTTTCACATTATTACAGATCTTGCAGGTGGATTTGCAAACAACTTAGATGAATCGTTAGGTGAAAACTGGATTGTATTAGATCATCACCAGATATCTGAAAAAGAACAAGAAAATCAAAGAGTCATCAATGCATGGAAATACGGAATTGATGGAGGTATAGAAATTTGTGCAGGTGGAATGGCATATCTTGCAGCAATGGCATTAGACGACAAGAATATTGATTTGTCTGCAATAGCTGTTGTTTCAGCTCTTGGGGATAGACAAGATCAAGGAGAAAGAAAATCATTTGTTGGAAAAAATTTTGAAATTGCCAATACTGCAAAAGAAGAAGGGTTAGTAAATATTGATTTAGATTTATTGTTGGTTGGAAGAGAGACAAGACCAATTTCAGATTCTTTAGCATTTACATCTCAGCCATTTATTGAAGGCTTAACTTGGAATAGAGATTCCTGCCTATCACTTTTGAATTCTTCAGGAATTCAACTAAAAGAAGGAGGCAGATGGAGAGTTCCTGCAGAATTAAATGATGATGAAAAAAGAATAGTCATTGAAACCATTACCAAATTTACATCAGGAAAAAATGCAACAGAGATAATGTCAGAATTAATTGGATATACCTATACATTTCCAAGAGAAGACAAGAGGAGTTTTTTGCGAGATGGAAGAGAATTTTCAACTATGCTAAATTCCTGTGGAAGAATTAGTCGTTCCGGAGTTGGAATTGCTGTTTGCATGGGTGATAGAAATAAGATTCTAAGAGAAGCAGAAACGATCCTTACAGATTATAGAAAAATGATTAGAGAATACATGAATATCTTAACAAACGAAAGATGGAGAATTTCAGAAAGCAAAACATGTGTCATGGTAAATGGGGAAGGAATTGTACCAGAGATGATGACAGGTACAATTTCATCGTTAATTGCAGGTTCTCCAAAGAATGCTGGAAAAATCATAATTTTAAGGACAGGCGGAGAAGAAAACACTATAAAATTTTCATCAAGAAAGTCATTTGGATGCAAATCAGAGATTAACTTAAGTGAGTTAATGAGAACAGGAGCTGAGAAATTTGACGGAGTTGGCGGAGGTCATAATGCAGCAGCTGGTGCAAAAATAACTAAAGACAAATTAGATGGATTTCTAGATTATTTAGAAGTAAATGTCGTTAACATGCCAAGTACAGGTAATTCTCAATAA
- a CDS encoding KEOPS complex subunit Pcc1: protein MSLTCQVQVILNNLSKEKIETVKKALEPDNVNFPEGLSLNVENIDNKLVFNFESRENMKKLIGTVDEVLEHVQLALKVIE from the coding sequence ATGTCGTTAACATGCCAAGTACAGGTAATTCTCAATAACCTATCAAAAGAAAAGATAGAAACTGTAAAAAAAGCGTTGGAACCAGATAATGTAAATTTTCCAGAAGGATTGAGTCTAAATGTTGAAAATATTGATAACAAACTAGTTTTTAATTTTGAGAGTAGAGAGAACATGAAAAAATTGATAGGTACTGTTGATGAAGTTTTAGAGCATGTTCAGCTTGCATTAAAGGTGATTGAATAA
- the serS gene encoding serine--tRNA ligase, whose product MLDPKIIKENPQRIRDMLKARAVEFNLDELVEFDQKRRDLILKTDKMRKKKNQIALEISQKKKSGEDISPILSEMKNISGELTKLESLQEEVEKKYSNLALTIPNLIHESVPIGKDETANIEIKKWGTIPKFDFKINDHIDISANLDLVDLERAAKVAGARFYYLKNDLVRLNQSLIHYGLDFLVEKNYSLVQPPYMINRQSMEGAIIADDFEEVIYKIDNEDLYMIGTSEHAMAAMRSNEIIEGKDLPLRFAGVSPCFRKEAGAHGRDQKGIFRVHQFDKIEQFVFARPEESWKEHERMLSVAEEFYQKLEIPYKVMLLSSGDMGKVSAKTYDIEAWMAGQNAYREIVSCSNCLDYQARRLKIRFRDKTNEETQYLHTLNSTLVATSRVLVSIMENFQTNDGHIVIPKVLQKYMGKNII is encoded by the coding sequence ATGTTAGATCCAAAAATAATCAAGGAGAATCCACAAAGAATTAGAGACATGCTAAAAGCAAGGGCAGTTGAATTTAATCTTGATGAATTAGTAGAGTTTGATCAAAAAAGAAGAGACCTTATTCTAAAAACAGATAAGATGCGAAAAAAGAAAAACCAAATAGCATTAGAAATTTCTCAGAAAAAGAAATCAGGAGAAGATATTTCACCAATCTTATCTGAAATGAAAAATATTTCAGGAGAACTTACAAAACTAGAATCATTACAGGAAGAAGTAGAAAAAAAATATTCTAATTTAGCATTAACTATTCCAAATTTGATTCACGAGTCTGTACCTATTGGCAAAGATGAAACTGCTAACATAGAAATTAAAAAATGGGGAACAATTCCCAAATTTGATTTTAAAATTAATGACCATATAGATATTTCTGCGAATTTGGATTTAGTTGATCTTGAAAGAGCAGCTAAAGTTGCAGGTGCAAGATTTTATTATCTGAAAAACGATCTTGTTAGATTAAACCAGTCTCTTATTCATTATGGATTAGATTTTCTTGTAGAAAAAAATTATTCTCTAGTACAACCACCATATATGATCAATCGTCAATCTATGGAAGGAGCAATAATAGCCGACGATTTTGAAGAAGTGATTTACAAAATTGATAATGAAGATCTATACATGATTGGAACTTCTGAACATGCTATGGCAGCAATGCGCTCAAACGAGATTATTGAAGGTAAAGATCTTCCTTTAAGATTTGCAGGAGTAAGTCCATGTTTTAGAAAAGAAGCTGGGGCACATGGAAGAGATCAAAAAGGAATTTTCAGAGTACATCAGTTTGACAAAATTGAGCAGTTTGTTTTTGCTCGTCCAGAAGAATCTTGGAAAGAACATGAAAGAATGTTATCTGTAGCTGAGGAGTTCTATCAAAAATTAGAGATCCCATACAAAGTAATGCTACTATCATCAGGCGATATGGGAAAAGTGTCTGCAAAAACATATGATATCGAAGCATGGATGGCAGGTCAAAATGCATATAGAGAAATTGTTTCATGTTCGAATTGTTTAGATTATCAAGCAAGAAGACTAAAGATCAGGTTTAGAGATAAAACAAATGAAGAAACACAATATTTACACACGTTAAACAGTACATTAGTTGCCACATCACGTGTTTTAGTTTCAATAATGGAAAATTTTCAAACTAATGATGGGCATATTGTTATTCCAAAAGTTTTACAAAAATACATGGGCAAAAACATAATCTAG
- a CDS encoding 30S ribosomal protein S3ae has protein sequence MARRKGRVKDKWREKKWVTVSAPDSFNNVPIAYVPITDDENAVGRVLEVTLYDILKGDPSQHQYKIYFQINKVEDDKATTIFKRYEYSKEFLRSLVRRGSSKINFIIDIKTKDGYVFRIKILALTHRQLNTSRKHALRLIARDVINNTVPQMTIDQFVQATCYSKINSDIMAAFKKVIRVRHVGLEKVKLIRTAEKEIALLEA, from the coding sequence TTGGCACGTAGAAAAGGACGAGTAAAGGACAAATGGCGAGAAAAGAAATGGGTAACTGTAAGCGCCCCAGATTCATTTAACAATGTTCCAATTGCTTATGTTCCAATTACTGATGATGAAAATGCAGTAGGTAGAGTTTTAGAAGTCACATTGTATGACATTCTAAAAGGAGACCCATCACAACATCAATACAAGATTTACTTCCAAATAAACAAAGTAGAAGATGATAAAGCTACTACGATTTTTAAAAGATATGAATATTCTAAAGAATTTTTGCGAAGTTTGGTAAGACGAGGTTCATCTAAAATCAATTTCATCATAGATATCAAAACAAAAGATGGTTATGTCTTTAGAATCAAAATACTTGCACTTACACATAGACAACTTAACACATCTAGAAAACATGCATTAAGATTGATTGCTAGAGATGTAATTAACAATACGGTACCTCAAATGACAATTGACCAGTTTGTTCAGGCTACATGTTATAGTAAGATTAATTCTGATATCATGGCTGCATTTAAGAAAGTCATTAGAGTAAGACATGTAGGTCTAGAGAAAGTCAAACTCATCAGAACTGCAGAAAAAGAAATAGCATTGCTTGAAGCCTAA
- a CDS encoding RNA-binding domain-containing protein: MVDKLEVTIDVIIHATEDIFKFLKSFEDIFELDDGFTVNETLGHFENTITILSRKIEKKEAQKFVLRLIEAISKEQIIKLLEEIEERTVDSRLHIRLDKQEFIRGNLVLSERDAIKVKIHTPIYNKKDTVKIFRQVFQIAN, translated from the coding sequence ATGGTTGACAAATTAGAAGTTACAATTGATGTTATTATACATGCAACTGAAGATATTTTCAAATTCTTAAAATCATTTGAAGACATATTTGAGTTAGATGATGGTTTCACAGTGAATGAAACACTAGGTCATTTTGAGAATACAATAACAATACTAAGTAGGAAAATTGAAAAAAAAGAGGCACAAAAATTTGTCCTAAGATTAATTGAAGCTATATCAAAGGAACAAATTATCAAATTATTAGAAGAGATAGAAGAAAGAACAGTAGATTCCAGACTTCACATTAGATTAGACAAACAAGAATTCATCAGAGGAAATCTAGTATTAAGTGAAAGAGATGCAATAAAAGTGAAAATTCATACACCAATTTATAATAAAAAAGATACTGTCAAAATATTCAGGCAGGTATTCCAAATTGCCAACTAG
- a CDS encoding NAD(P)/FAD-dependent oxidoreductase gives MVDYDIIIAGGGLAGTIAAQSVSYYSNQGLKVLVIDRSPSNLPGSKSVSGWICGDAVSKEAVDYMTNRIKVNWSEPEIEHKVKGVMAFSPDRETSIPFDGAGYMLNRQVLPERQNERTLAMGVDFDFEINLTGLVYDGNQVIGVQGINNKTKTPYKKTAKVVIDATGMTSMLRNQISNTTKMEKKIDRTDVESTGRHIMYFDQGEEDLTEFDPNYCIIHLDQDIAPGGYGWVFPKGKNKVNIGLGVEKTLLEKRNQRLGKNDNVSMLINQYVERNRAIKNARLSEDPQDKNNATGNFQVSVRRQNDCMVANGFVIVGDSAWMPKPLDAGGIGPALVAGTIVGKCVVEAIQSGDVTEKGLWKYNKEFINEYGYKTAGLEIFRKLIQTLTNEQISYGMKHFLGNLDVEAISKGEHPDFSNVTKLGMMIRGALNKKLADGLRFTTQQNRLLTKHYYEYPESPEGFDEWSKKLHHILDESNAKLPQYQN, from the coding sequence GTGGTAGATTACGACATCATTATAGCTGGAGGCGGATTGGCAGGAACTATAGCTGCTCAATCAGTTTCATATTATTCAAATCAGGGATTAAAAGTTCTAGTTATTGACAGAAGCCCTTCAAATTTACCAGGATCTAAAAGTGTATCAGGTTGGATATGTGGAGATGCAGTTAGTAAAGAAGCTGTAGACTACATGACAAACAGAATTAAAGTTAATTGGAGTGAACCAGAAATTGAACACAAAGTAAAAGGTGTAATGGCATTTTCTCCAGATAGAGAAACATCCATTCCATTTGATGGTGCTGGATATATGCTCAATAGACAAGTTTTGCCAGAACGTCAAAACGAAAGAACATTAGCAATGGGAGTAGATTTTGATTTTGAAATTAATCTTACTGGATTAGTATATGATGGAAATCAAGTAATTGGAGTTCAAGGAATAAACAACAAAACAAAAACACCATACAAAAAAACAGCCAAAGTCGTAATCGATGCAACTGGAATGACATCTATGCTTCGAAATCAAATTTCCAACACAACAAAGATGGAAAAAAAAATAGATCGTACAGATGTAGAATCAACAGGAAGACATATCATGTATTTTGACCAAGGAGAAGAAGATCTAACAGAATTTGATCCAAATTATTGCATAATTCATCTTGATCAGGATATTGCTCCAGGTGGATATGGATGGGTATTTCCTAAAGGAAAAAATAAAGTAAACATAGGTCTTGGGGTTGAAAAAACACTTCTTGAAAAACGAAATCAGAGATTAGGAAAAAACGATAATGTATCAATGTTGATTAATCAATATGTTGAAAGAAATCGAGCAATTAAAAATGCAAGACTATCAGAGGATCCTCAAGATAAGAATAATGCAACTGGAAATTTCCAAGTTTCAGTCAGAAGACAAAATGATTGTATGGTAGCAAATGGATTTGTAATAGTAGGGGATTCTGCATGGATGCCAAAACCACTTGATGCCGGAGGTATTGGACCAGCATTAGTTGCAGGAACTATTGTTGGAAAATGTGTAGTAGAAGCAATTCAATCAGGAGATGTTACGGAAAAAGGATTATGGAAATACAATAAAGAATTCATTAATGAATATGGTTACAAAACAGCAGGATTGGAAATTTTTAGAAAATTAATTCAAACTCTCACCAATGAACAAATTAGTTATGGAATGAAACACTTTTTGGGGAATTTAGATGTAGAAGCAATTTCAAAAGGAGAGCATCCTGACTTTTCAAACGTTACAAAATTAGGAATGATGATCAGAGGGGCACTAAACAAAAAACTAGCTGATGGTTTACGTTTTACTACACAACAAAATAGACTTTTAACAAAACACTATTACGAATATCCTGAATCTCCAGAAGGATTTGATGAGTGGAGTAAGAAACTACATCATATTCTTGATGAATCTAATGCTAAATTACCTCAATATCAAAACTAA
- a CDS encoding AAA family ATPase — protein MLKEIQYLDWNNSNEILKKAYKAKLFVLIIGPKGTGKTSLVRDFAENMNMNLESINFSLRTRESHLIGTKTLTNGTVSFEEGLLIKSMKESSMLYLDEINAAEADVLLRLDEALDDRRQIVLKESTGEIVKAKEGWFVIATINPLTHSGTKELPPQLLSRFPVRIRLEYPPENIELEIVKKHVSGNHDSEIIQAIKLANVLRQAAAVEELFYSPSLRETIAFGKLLDEGMTPKKAADIVFGNVYTQWGNIEYQKVSDIITSMFGN, from the coding sequence ATGTTAAAAGAGATACAGTATTTAGATTGGAATAATTCAAATGAGATTTTAAAGAAAGCCTATAAGGCAAAATTATTTGTGTTGATAATTGGTCCTAAGGGTACAGGAAAAACATCGCTAGTTAGAGATTTTGCAGAAAATATGAATATGAATCTAGAATCTATTAATTTTAGCCTCCGAACACGAGAAAGTCACTTAATTGGAACTAAAACTTTGACCAATGGAACTGTTAGTTTTGAGGAAGGTCTTTTGATTAAATCAATGAAAGAAAGTAGCATGTTATATCTAGATGAAATTAATGCTGCTGAAGCTGATGTATTACTTAGATTAGATGAAGCACTTGATGACAGAAGACAGATCGTATTAAAAGAATCCACAGGTGAGATTGTAAAAGCTAAAGAAGGCTGGTTTGTAATTGCAACAATTAATCCGTTAACACATAGCGGAACCAAAGAATTGCCACCACAATTACTCAGCAGATTTCCAGTTAGAATTAGATTAGAATATCCACCAGAGAATATCGAATTAGAAATTGTTAAAAAACATGTTTCGGGAAATCATGATTCTGAGATCATTCAAGCAATTAAACTTGCAAATGTATTAAGACAGGCAGCTGCAGTTGAAGAATTATTCTACTCTCCAAGTTTAAGGGAAACTATTGCGTTTGGAAAATTACTTGATGAAGGAATGACTCCTAAAAAAGCAGCAGATATTGTTTTTGGTAATGTGTATACACAATGGGGAAATATAGAATATCAAAAAGTAAGTGACATCATTACCTCAATGTTTGGAAATTAG
- a CDS encoding vWA domain-containing protein, which produces MQSLQLQNESLVEIATFLIRRWSERENITVEFSDRVNTKTRLQENRVILTPIEKRIGDEFQRYRQFRTSLWYESMRVKFCKKILSNDHAFGFILNTMETVRVEQIGRKLWKGMDEEIIFNYAYMLVGRPQLHTVYGKARIVEAFYQYFMFGTIKGEVQSSHFERVKKASNFAKKIVDESIRKKYGTEWLEKKVVEIIKILDIDSLLTIPVSLPFMKVGMALSEEELLKFLTIISKNKEGDFGKIDPKSALSGENIYDEYKVILEEKKKNEKKGLGPKSIGVQVPIVTNIDETIIYDMNLINNLKIKFKELKSGWKEQHHISGDEFDEENYIDEHEPFFTDIKKLIKSKIVILLDHSSSIASDALEYKKATLALCEVLAYLKVKFAVYAFNTHNRDIVCWLIKPDNMKWNNISAKRLAQVVANGSTPLAEVYGKMFSTLQSKRPDIFLTLTDGEPSDPDAVRNMTKSFKRLGINMVALGLGPNTIRATTIANNLKHLGYEKTMAVSRLKDIPSKVISILDV; this is translated from the coding sequence ATGCAATCATTACAATTACAAAATGAGTCACTAGTTGAGATAGCCACATTTTTGATTAGAAGGTGGTCAGAAAGAGAAAATATCACAGTAGAATTTTCAGATAGAGTTAATACAAAAACAAGATTACAAGAAAATAGAGTAATCTTAACTCCAATTGAAAAAAGAATTGGAGATGAATTTCAGAGATATAGACAATTTAGAACTTCATTATGGTATGAATCTATGAGAGTAAAATTTTGCAAAAAAATTCTTAGCAATGATCATGCATTTGGATTTATTCTAAACACAATGGAGACAGTAAGAGTAGAGCAGATAGGAAGAAAACTTTGGAAGGGAATGGATGAAGAAATTATCTTTAATTATGCATACATGCTCGTAGGCAGGCCTCAATTACATACAGTTTATGGAAAAGCACGAATTGTAGAAGCATTTTATCAATATTTTATGTTTGGAACAATAAAAGGCGAAGTGCAATCTAGTCATTTTGAAAGAGTAAAAAAAGCTTCAAACTTTGCTAAGAAAATTGTTGATGAATCTATAAGAAAAAAATACGGTACAGAATGGTTAGAAAAAAAAGTGGTAGAAATAATTAAGATCCTAGACATAGATTCATTACTTACAATTCCAGTATCGTTACCGTTTATGAAAGTAGGTATGGCATTATCAGAAGAAGAGTTATTAAAATTTCTAACAATAATTTCAAAAAATAAAGAAGGAGATTTTGGAAAGATTGATCCAAAATCGGCGTTGAGTGGAGAAAATATCTATGATGAATACAAAGTAATTCTTGAGGAAAAAAAGAAAAATGAAAAAAAAGGATTAGGACCAAAATCAATAGGAGTTCAGGTTCCTATTGTAACTAACATTGATGAAACAATAATTTATGACATGAATTTAATAAATAATCTTAAAATAAAATTTAAAGAATTAAAATCAGGGTGGAAAGAACAACATCATATTAGCGGAGATGAATTTGATGAAGAAAACTACATTGATGAGCATGAGCCATTTTTTACAGATATTAAAAAATTAATTAAATCTAAGATAGTTATTTTATTAGATCATTCATCTAGTATTGCATCAGATGCATTAGAATACAAAAAAGCAACACTTGCACTTTGTGAAGTACTAGCATATCTTAAAGTAAAATTCGCTGTTTATGCATTTAACACACATAATAGAGATATTGTATGTTGGTTGATAAAACCAGATAATATGAAATGGAATAATATTTCTGCAAAAAGATTAGCTCAAGTGGTTGCAAACGGTTCAACACCATTAGCAGAAGTGTACGGTAAAATGTTCTCAACATTACAGTCAAAAAGACCAGATATTTTTTTAACATTAACTGATGGAGAACCATCTGATCCTGATGCAGTTAGAAATATGACTAAATCTTTCAAGAGATTAGGCATAAACATGGTAGCTTTGGGTTTGGGTCCAAATACAATTAGAGCTACAACAATAGCAAATAATCTCAAACATCTAGGATATGAAAAAACAATGGCAGTCAGTAGATTAAAAGACATTCCAAGTAAAGTGATTAGCATTTTAGATGTATAA